A genome region from Nocardia sp. NBC_00565 includes the following:
- a CDS encoding DUF397 domain-containing protein, which translates to MSAIKRKISSYSGGENTCVAVGHDGNLVLIQDSKQDAEYADNPAEQPSIVFEDSNWPAARDLALSASTGEVQGAVAIELHADGAATFRGIDARDQPVKFEFDTDEMDAWTKGVADGEFDH; encoded by the coding sequence GTGAGCGCAATCAAGCGGAAAATCAGTTCGTACAGCGGTGGAGAGAATACCTGCGTGGCGGTCGGCCACGACGGTAACCTCGTGCTCATCCAGGACAGCAAGCAGGACGCCGAGTACGCAGACAACCCGGCAGAGCAGCCCTCGATCGTCTTCGAGGATTCGAATTGGCCCGCCGCCCGAGATTTGGCCCTCAGCGCCTCTACTGGCGAGGTTCAGGGCGCGGTCGCCATCGAACTGCATGCCGATGGCGCAGCGACCTTCCGTGGAATCGATGCGCGCGACCAACCGGTAAAGTTCGAGTTCGATACCGACGAGATGGACGCGTGGACCAAGGGCGTCGCGGACGGCGAGTTCGACCACTAA